In Persephonella hydrogeniphila, the following are encoded in one genomic region:
- a CDS encoding UvrD-helicase domain-containing protein — MHNESKEYKINRILAFGHENFKPADKNEKTELRAFKNLRKRLINTSSILYFKPIIPLNGKLIKPDILWIHPQVGILVIEVKAWDKNFIRNGEWKEDGKFYGKNDSYGSNPIQEANNFVEKINRKIQKIPEFKKQDLPISFIIYFPNLTEREYDSSTDEIFKNMVPKEFCLFRGETNLIEKLVSRLREYNYVNFNKIISEKEFEPIRKALFPHLSISKINITVSEEDIPVLDIYQENLLHGHWKGYRILRGTAGSGKTVVLIGKAIYEKLKNPDKKILIVSFANSLINDIKTSIEQIINLRKLDISIDDFHIKTVDSLITDLYIKYVNEFDDASEQANILIEKIKENPDIIEESDKYDVILCDESQDLKKDVFQIIKALSKDNTLVIFGVDETQRIYDERDWKWTDVGYNAKGRVTVLKRSYRNPGNILKTAVSLLKKDSVLIEELRELEAAVVSDDILPMREDGEEVEFYIANNEFTKVKEIVENLIKNNVKPEDIFILSPTANVLGYYEIALKSILPEDKIHSFSSYSEKGMKYIPKDKLVIMPYKSAKGLERPVVIVTGVHMLPYKQSKTAKDKKRDRKTLYVALTRAQRKLIITAQKEEGFAVDLKEILM, encoded by the coding sequence ATGCATAATGAAAGCAAAGAATACAAAATAAATAGAATTTTAGCTTTTGGTCATGAAAATTTTAAACCTGCTGATAAAAATGAAAAAACAGAGTTAAGAGCTTTTAAAAATCTAAGAAAAAGATTAATTAATACAAGTTCAATTTTATATTTTAAACCTATAATTCCCTTAAATGGAAAGCTTATAAAACCTGATATTTTATGGATACATCCTCAGGTTGGAATTCTCGTAATAGAAGTTAAAGCATGGGATAAAAATTTTATTAGAAATGGGGAATGGAAGGAAGACGGTAAATTTTATGGAAAAAATGATAGTTATGGAAGTAATCCTATACAAGAAGCAAACAACTTTGTTGAAAAAATCAATAGGAAAATTCAAAAAATACCAGAATTTAAAAAACAAGATTTACCTATAAGCTTTATCATCTATTTTCCAAATTTAACGGAAAGAGAATATGATTCTTCAACTGATGAGATTTTTAAAAACATGGTTCCCAAAGAATTCTGCTTATTTAGAGGAGAAACTAACTTAATAGAGAAATTGGTGAGTAGGCTGAGAGAATATAACTATGTTAATTTCAATAAAATCATTTCGGAAAAAGAATTTGAACCTATAAGGAAAGCTCTTTTCCCTCATTTATCCATAAGCAAAATAAACATTACAGTATCCGAGGAAGATATTCCCGTATTAGATATATACCAAGAAAATCTTTTACATGGACACTGGAAAGGCTACAGAATTTTAAGAGGAACTGCAGGATCTGGGAAAACTGTAGTTTTAATTGGAAAAGCCATTTATGAAAAATTGAAAAATCCTGATAAAAAAATATTAATTGTAAGTTTTGCTAATTCTCTTATTAATGATATTAAAACTTCTATAGAACAAATAATAAATTTGAGAAAATTAGATATTTCAATAGATGATTTCCACATAAAAACTGTAGACTCATTAATCACGGATTTATATATAAAATATGTGAACGAATTTGATGATGCGTCTGAACAAGCAAACATTTTAATAGAAAAAATTAAAGAAAATCCTGATATTATCGAAGAATCTGATAAATATGATGTTATTCTTTGTGACGAATCCCAAGATTTAAAAAAGGATGTTTTTCAGATAATAAAAGCCTTATCAAAGGATAATACTTTAGTAATTTTTGGTGTCGATGAAACGCAAAGGATATATGATGAAAGAGATTGGAAATGGACAGATGTTGGATATAATGCAAAAGGTAGAGTTACAGTTCTAAAAAGAAGTTACAGAAATCCTGGGAATATATTAAAGACAGCTGTGTCTCTACTAAAAAAAGATTCAGTATTGATAGAAGAGCTTAGAGAACTTGAAGCTGCCGTAGTAAGTGATGACATTTTACCTATGCGAGAGGATGGTGAAGAAGTTGAATTCTACATAGCTAATAATGAATTTACAAAAGTAAAAGAGATAGTAGAAAACTTAATAAAAAATAACGTTAAGCCTGAAGATATATTTATACTTTCCCCAACAGCAAATGTATTAGGATATTATGAAATTGCTTTAAAAAGTATATTACCTGAAGATAAAATCCACTCATTTTCTTCCTATAGTGAAAAGGGGATGAAATATATACCTAAAGATAAGTTAGTAATAATGCCGTATAAATCCGCCAAAGGTTTAGAAAGACCTGTGGTTATAGTAACAGGAGTACATATGTTACCTTATAAACAAAGCAAGACGGCTAAAGATAAGAAAAGAGATAGAAAGACTCTTTATGTAGCTTTGACGAGAGCACAAAGAAAGCTAATTATTACTGCCCAAAAAGAAGAAGGATTTGCAGTAGATCTGAAAGAAATTTTAATGTAA
- the terL gene encoding phage terminase large subunit — protein MSLKKKALKKALEKVDVSVDTEKSERVKKAKSDFWFFAKTYMPHYFKSEPAEYHKIIFDIVNKRELTQEHIRALRPWMHYKYWVKLKPKKDFEGILDIEPRGFSKSTRFIRAYPIWKILRGDTSYAVIFGANQKLANKELRKIKREFEANKKLRKDFGDLIGEIWQSEHIELKNGAAISAFGIESAARGITNYEKRPDLVIVDDLQKKKRINNKEYRDWLYDEFFSTIYPLGEEALLILTQTIMHGDDLPSRIYKRIVGDWDNEDEVLDSWVFLRFSAYNENKQSIWESRWSKEKLEKRRKAVGSTAWANEYMNEPVDENSKFFREEWIKFYDFNELPTISDLEISMGVDPAVTGTGDYYAYVIVGKHRPTARIFVLEAYGKHVTYKNFRKAIVDAYRRWKPKRIIFEGIQAQENYAKETIEWAAMEENVYLPVQIEKPRLSKEERILTLQPLFENGQIYLQKDQKELIDEIKEYPSVGYDDVIDALQKAVMGLQTKRETESYVARQKRRKTIV, from the coding sequence ATGAGTTTAAAAAAGAAAGCACTTAAAAAAGCTTTAGAAAAGGTTGATGTATCTGTAGATACGGAGAAATCTGAAAGGGTTAAAAAGGCTAAAAGTGATTTTTGGTTTTTTGCAAAAACTTATATGCCTCATTATTTCAAATCCGAACCAGCTGAATACCACAAAATAATATTTGATATTGTCAACAAAAGAGAACTTACCCAGGAACATATAAGAGCTCTAAGACCTTGGATGCATTATAAATACTGGGTGAAGCTAAAACCTAAAAAAGATTTTGAAGGTATCCTTGACATAGAACCTCGTGGATTTTCTAAGTCTACAAGGTTTATTCGGGCATATCCTATCTGGAAGATTCTTAGAGGTGATACATCTTATGCTGTTATTTTCGGAGCTAATCAAAAGCTGGCAAATAAAGAACTTCGTAAAATAAAAAGAGAATTTGAAGCAAATAAGAAATTACGAAAAGATTTTGGAGATTTAATTGGAGAAATATGGCAATCGGAACACATAGAATTGAAAAATGGAGCTGCAATTTCAGCATTTGGTATTGAATCTGCAGCAAGAGGTATTACTAACTATGAAAAAAGACCGGATTTGGTTATTGTAGATGACCTTCAGAAAAAGAAAAGAATAAATAATAAAGAATATAGAGATTGGTTGTATGATGAATTTTTCTCAACTATATATCCATTGGGAGAAGAAGCTTTACTTATTTTAACTCAAACAATAATGCATGGAGATGATCTTCCAAGTAGGATATACAAGCGTATTGTAGGAGATTGGGATAATGAAGATGAAGTATTGGATAGCTGGGTATTTTTAAGATTCTCTGCATATAACGAAAACAAGCAATCAATTTGGGAATCAAGATGGAGTAAAGAAAAATTAGAAAAAAGAAGAAAAGCAGTAGGTTCTACAGCTTGGGCTAATGAATATATGAATGAGCCCGTTGATGAGAATTCAAAGTTTTTCCGTGAGGAATGGATTAAGTTTTATGACTTTAATGAACTGCCAACTATTTCTGACTTGGAAATTAGTATGGGAGTTGATCCTGCAGTTACAGGAACTGGAGATTATTATGCTTATGTTATTGTTGGAAAACATCGTCCAACAGCAAGGATATTTGTATTAGAAGCTTATGGAAAACATGTAACCTACAAAAATTTCAGAAAAGCAATTGTAGATGCTTATAGAAGATGGAAACCAAAGAGAATAATCTTTGAAGGAATTCAGGCTCAAGAAAATTATGCAAAGGAAACAATAGAATGGGCAGCAATGGAAGAAAATGTGTATTTACCTGTCCAGATAGAAAAACCTCGATTATCAAAAGAAGAAAGAATCTTAACTTTACAACCGTTATTTGAAAATGGGCAGATTTATCTGCAAAAGGATCAGAAAGAATTAATAGATGAAATAAAAGAATATCCTTCTGTTGGCTATGATGATGTTATAGATGCCCTGCAAAAGGCGGTAATGGGACTTCAAACTAAAAGAGAAACCGAATCTTATGTAGCACGTCAAAAAAGGAGAAAAACAATTGTTTAA
- a CDS encoding phage baseplate assembly protein V has translation MFNDIRELKEQVEHIQAMLNRIFALGKVVAIDEEKGLVRVKLEEHDSLTTYWLPVLYTKTQYDKEYWLPDIDEMVLCVFTPPAFERGFVLGSFYTQEDAPPEANRNKWIKRFKDGTVIEYDRENSKLSVNVNGTTEITVNGKTTLISNGGVDIDGGSADLSGVVTQKCICPFTGNPHSDYSVNVKISKG, from the coding sequence TTGTTTAACGATATTAGAGAGCTAAAAGAGCAGGTAGAGCATATACAGGCAATGCTTAACAGAATATTTGCTCTTGGCAAAGTAGTTGCTATTGATGAAGAAAAAGGGCTTGTAAGGGTAAAACTTGAAGAACACGACAGTCTTACTACATACTGGCTACCTGTTTTATATACAAAGACCCAATACGATAAAGAATACTGGCTTCCTGATATAGATGAGATGGTTTTATGCGTATTTACTCCTCCAGCTTTTGAAAGGGGATTTGTTTTAGGAAGTTTTTACACACAGGAAGACGCTCCTCCAGAAGCTAACAGAAATAAATGGATTAAGAGGTTCAAAGATGGAACTGTTATTGAGTATGATAGGGAAAATAGCAAACTTTCTGTAAATGTAAATGGTACTACAGAAATAACTGTAAACGGAAAAACAACCTTAATTTCTAACGGTGGTGTTGATATAGATGGAGGATCTGCAGACCTGTCTGGAGTAGTAACTCAAAAATGTATATGTCCATTTACAGGTAATCCTCACTCAGATTATTCAGTCAATGTAAAAATATCTAAGGGGTAA
- a CDS encoding baseplate assembly protein codes for MFTITPPDEIIQKLREDYYKLTGKWVNPSDVESFLIDLIAYNRTQLEGKVNYYRKQNFLRYASGEALDLLGEWLGVIRLPPQPAKTTVRFTFETPHPQIMIDENVKLVAKDNKTIFKPAETVIVPADVETFDVVYECETAGTIGNGFIAGDINQLVSPIAYILKAENITVSTGGTQAEDDEHFRERIRLAPWRFNTAGSRKGYIFWAMTADSSIIDVNAYSDPATPGEVFVIVLTKDLPVPQTVLDKVEQILSEEDVRPLTDLVHVNAVTEVPFDVEVELTLLPDYVPMASQILEEANKRVDEFISETRSKIGKAINPDKLIYKLMDIKGVFKVNVISPVYTEINKDEVGVGSVVGVRVG; via the coding sequence ATGTTTACAATAACTCCTCCAGATGAAATAATTCAAAAATTAAGAGAAGATTACTATAAATTGACTGGCAAATGGGTAAATCCTTCAGATGTAGAAAGCTTTTTAATAGATTTAATAGCCTACAATAGAACCCAGCTTGAAGGAAAGGTTAATTACTATAGAAAACAAAACTTTTTAAGATATGCATCTGGAGAGGCTTTAGACCTACTTGGTGAATGGCTTGGTGTTATTAGACTTCCACCACAGCCAGCAAAGACTACCGTTAGATTTACTTTTGAAACTCCTCATCCTCAAATTATGATAGATGAGAATGTAAAGCTTGTTGCAAAGGATAACAAAACGATTTTTAAACCTGCTGAAACGGTCATAGTTCCTGCAGATGTGGAGACTTTTGATGTAGTTTACGAATGCGAAACAGCTGGAACTATTGGAAACGGATTCATAGCTGGAGATATAAATCAGCTTGTAAGCCCTATCGCTTATATATTAAAGGCAGAAAATATTACTGTTTCTACTGGAGGAACACAAGCAGAAGATGACGAACATTTCAGAGAAAGAATTAGACTTGCACCGTGGAGATTTAACACTGCAGGAAGTAGAAAGGGATATATATTCTGGGCTATGACAGCTGATAGCTCTATTATTGATGTAAATGCTTACTCCGACCCTGCAACACCGGGAGAAGTTTTTGTTATTGTTTTAACAAAGGATTTACCAGTTCCTCAAACTGTATTAGACAAAGTAGAGCAAATCCTTTCAGAAGAAGATGTAAGACCTTTAACAGATTTAGTCCATGTTAATGCTGTGACAGAGGTCCCTTTTGATGTTGAAGTAGAACTTACATTACTACCTGATTATGTGCCTATGGCAAGTCAGATTTTAGAAGAAGCTAACAAAAGGGTAGATGAATTTATATCAGAAACCCGAAGCAAAATAGGCAAAGCTATAAATCCAGATAAACTGATTTATAAATTGATGGATATAAAAGGTGTATTTAAGGTCAATGTTATTAGCCCTGTTTATACAGAGATTAACAAGGATGAAGTGGGAGTGGGGAGTGTGGTGGGGGTGAGGGTGGGTTAG
- a CDS encoding type I restriction endonuclease, whose protein sequence is MELEAKLKELSERIKNIKDNVQTEEATKHSFVMPFLNALGYDVFDPTVVVPEFTADIGKKKKEKVDYAILQDGKPIILIEVKNHKEELDNHHNQLVRYFTVTDAKFGILTNGIEYRFFSDLDEKNKMDKKPFLIIDLENLKDKDIKELEKFAKENLDIDNILSMANKQRYIREIQEIFKKEINNPSDEFVRFFASKILNRKLTKNIIDDFRGYIKSAFSDLIYELAAEKINALKENLKVQIEEEQVEEPKPEDEIVTTEEELEGFYIVKSILAEETDAKNITPKDTKSYFGILFKNNTRKWICRLYFNTKNKYIGLHLNEKEETKIPIERIEDIYNYKKELKEIVKRYL, encoded by the coding sequence ATGGAACTTGAAGCCAAACTAAAGGAGTTATCAGAAAGAATTAAAAATATTAAAGATAATGTCCAGACAGAAGAAGCAACAAAACATTCATTTGTAATGCCTTTTTTAAATGCCCTTGGCTACGATGTTTTTGACCCTACTGTTGTAGTTCCAGAGTTTACAGCAGATATAGGCAAAAAGAAAAAGGAAAAAGTGGATTATGCAATTTTACAAGATGGAAAGCCAATAATACTTATTGAAGTTAAAAACCATAAAGAGGAGTTAGATAATCATCATAATCAATTAGTTAGATATTTTACGGTTACAGATGCTAAATTCGGAATCCTGACTAATGGAATAGAGTATAGATTTTTTTCTGATTTAGATGAAAAGAACAAAATGGATAAAAAACCATTTTTAATAATAGATTTGGAAAATCTGAAAGACAAAGATATAAAGGAACTTGAAAAGTTTGCAAAAGAAAACTTAGATATAGATAACATTTTATCTATGGCTAATAAGCAAAGATATATTAGAGAGATACAGGAAATCTTTAAGAAAGAAATAAACAATCCATCGGATGAATTTGTTAGATTTTTTGCATCTAAAATATTAAATAGAAAGCTAACAAAAAATATAATTGATGATTTTAGAGGATATATTAAATCTGCATTTTCTGACTTAATTTATGAATTAGCTGCAGAAAAAATAAATGCTTTAAAGGAAAATTTAAAAGTTCAAATAGAAGAAGAACAAGTAGAAGAACCTAAACCAGAAGATGAGATAGTTACAACTGAGGAAGAATTAGAAGGTTTTTATATAGTTAAATCTATATTGGCTGAAGAAACAGACGCTAAAAATATAACTCCTAAAGATACAAAATCATACTTCGGGATTTTGTTTAAAAACAATACAAGAAAATGGATATGTAGGCTCTATTTCAACACTAAAAATAAATATATAGGCTTACACTTAAATGAAAAAGAAGAAACTAAAATTCCTATAGAAAGGATTGAAGATATTTATAACTACAAAAAAGAATTAAAAGAGATAGTTAAAAGGTATCTCTAA
- a CDS encoding helix-turn-helix domain-containing protein gives MVETVMEKTLEKANDNKENSFGCRLKKLLETLGLSQRKFAEEIGVKPPTISEYISGKTNPSPRTLKIIEEKFNVNPEWLREGKGEMFLPQEEKKELDEKLLENIIIGLENAEKKLGKELKPEIKAKLIIYAYKHFKDKKDWDKALMELIEIAGG, from the coding sequence ATGGTTGAAACGGTAATGGAAAAAACTTTAGAAAAAGCTAATGATAATAAGGAAAATTCTTTTGGTTGTAGGCTCAAAAAATTATTAGAAACACTTGGATTGAGTCAAAGGAAATTTGCTGAAGAAATAGGTGTTAAGCCACCTACTATTTCGGAATATATATCTGGAAAAACCAATCCTTCTCCCAGAACTTTAAAAATCATAGAAGAAAAATTCAACGTAAACCCCGAATGGCTCCGAGAAGGCAAAGGGGAGATGTTTTTGCCCCAAGAGGAAAAGAAAGAATTAGACGAGAAGTTATTAGAAAATATAATAATAGGACTTGAGAATGCCGAAAAAAAACTTGGGAAGGAACTAAAACCCGAAATAAAAGCAAAGTTAATAATATATGCCTATAAACACTTTAAAGATAAAAAAGATTGGGATAAAGCATTAATGGAACTTATAGAAATAGCTGGGGGGTAG
- a CDS encoding helix-turn-helix domain-containing protein — MIREKVYLDNKEVVYIRKVLLEKGIRPIDLARKLGVNTSTIYKILNGSTRSKRIALAIEDYLGVPNLFPYAHQDTSSSFDNKNTEQNLTKTLKNTNNSQEKTENLIANKN; from the coding sequence ATGATAAGGGAAAAAGTCTATCTTGACAATAAGGAAGTAGTCTATATTCGTAAAGTTTTATTAGAAAAGGGCATTAGACCTATAGACCTTGCTCGCAAGCTCGGAGTTAATACAAGCACAATTTATAAAATCCTTAATGGTTCTACTCGCTCCAAAAGAATAGCTCTTGCTATTGAGGATTATCTCGGTGTTCCAAACTTGTTCCCTTATGCTCATCAGGACACCTCCAGTAGTTTTGATAATAAAAATACCGAACAAAACCTGACAAAAACATTGAAAAACACAAACAATTCACAAGAAAAAACTGAAAATTTAATTGCAAATAAAAATTAG
- a CDS encoding phage regulatory CII family protein, whose product MCKPAFKDLALELGMEIFQEGKDKGFDDNDLAEFIGSKPSSIKAYRYGDSTPSLAVFVGAWKRIKPIRTLKKLASWSNCVVIQLPEVEEGFGQLIQHTGQVMKETSDVIEKFGKAISDGILENKEIDELEKEIEEAIEALVQLKLKLEKERK is encoded by the coding sequence ATGTGTAAACCCGCTTTTAAGGATTTAGCCCTTGAACTTGGAATGGAAATCTTCCAGGAAGGAAAGGATAAAGGATTTGATGACAACGATTTAGCCGAATTTATAGGTTCAAAACCAAGTTCAATCAAAGCTTATAGGTATGGGGACTCTACACCAAGTTTAGCTGTATTCGTAGGTGCATGGAAAAGAATAAAACCTATAAGAACACTTAAAAAGCTCGCTTCATGGTCAAACTGCGTAGTTATCCAGCTTCCTGAGGTAGAAGAAGGGTTCGGTCAACTAATACAACATACCGGACAAGTAATGAAAGAAACATCAGATGTTATTGAAAAGTTCGGAAAAGCTATATCAGACGGAATTTTGGAAAACAAAGAGATAGATGAACTTGAAAAAGAAATAGAAGAAGCAATAGAAGCACTTGTTCAGCTTAAGCTAAAGTTAGAGAAGGAGAGAAAGTGA
- a CDS encoding Mu transposase C-terminal domain-containing protein: MHNLITAKQIAQLLGKSRQAIEKRAKKEGWKYEERPNPRGGKPIKFYYLETLPSDIKSALEQCNQFPLSNATFNGKWEPEKFSLNKANATESGNQSGNQNETLENKSSDNATSEKNKTESVNLTNATDENIDIKEFANATSMQPDKLDENSNATSTNETNATNATESGNQSGNCNVNLENKEFKNATNIKNTTESENKKCNLDKNTENKGSKNATNNATLKNKNATCEKNATENATKNATESGNQCNQIDGLPEWITASQLSHILGVSKRAINKRANEEKWEYRKVPTKGGYQKQFKTDSLPGDIFRKLILKLTNQYSDLPEEFVPRFSTKSLEELKECMRLYMIAPDQHKKEADAKLAIIKAYETFRQRSSDLKEGEAKSLFIKLFNQGKISVPEAYEVGIDQITLKTFYKWLEDYNLNGLYGLLPKHIQKGRKSKITPEMIKIIWAQIGKGITRGKKIYEALKYHKLKGDIKEDLPSYASFMRFYQKFKRENDAKIKMILEPDKFRSEYMPAFGDQTEQYKAEYYGQVLMLDATKGDVMCRWKEEVDGKLIEKTKRLTLTIFIDVYSRDIRFALSERENSYVVVDSLLRNWLLDVGVPELIITDNGSVYKSKHFQQVSNRFNIKILYTQAYSPEQKAIVERAFGTIATQFFETLEGYIGHNVEQRKAIESRKKWATKLYKDDSFSVEILLSPEQLQERIEEYLEKRYRKERHSFGIVEELIAKSPKLSPKITDERTLDILLGEEHRRKLTNKGIRLNNRIYVSDKLIDYYLEKGKESWVIVREDISDIRRIYVYDTKGQFICEAFDTRGLSEEIKASVAKKAHKKALRSAKEERKKIKQFTEEYSSTPYEIMLTGWQEPKKQNNQDTKVIQFPRPQQEFENEEIKVAKKLADEKQEKQELAKEQTQNYTSAIQRAYALFDLIEEGKPISAEDYEFLKEYSKTEEYKEHKNMGVFPDLDEMEIKIA, encoded by the coding sequence ATGCATAACTTAATCACAGCAAAACAAATAGCACAACTACTTGGTAAAAGCAGACAGGCTATAGAAAAAAGAGCCAAAAAAGAAGGCTGGAAGTATGAGGAAAGACCTAATCCAAGAGGTGGAAAACCGATTAAATTTTACTACCTTGAGACCCTACCTTCTGACATAAAATCAGCACTTGAGCAATGCAACCAGTTCCCGCTTAGCAATGCAACTTTCAATGGAAAGTGGGAACCAGAAAAGTTCTCACTAAACAAAGCCAATGCAACCGAAAGCGGGAACCAAAGTGGGAACCAAAATGAAACCCTTGAAAATAAAAGCTCTGACAATGCAACCAGTGAGAAAAATAAAACTGAAAGTGTAAACTTAACCAATGCAACCGATGAAAACATTGATATAAAAGAGTTTGCCAATGCAACCTCAATGCAACCAGATAAACTTGATGAAAATTCCAATGCAACCTCTACCAATGAAACCAATGCAACCAATGCAACCGAAAGTGGGAACCAAAGTGGGAACTGTAATGTGAACCTTGAAAATAAAGAATTTAAAAATGCAACCAATATAAAAAATACAACTGAAAGTGAGAATAAAAAATGCAACCTTGATAAAAATACCGAAAATAAAGGCTCTAAAAATGCAACCAATAATGCAACCTTAAAAAATAAAAATGCAACCTGTGAAAAAAATGCAACCGAAAATGCAACCAAAAATGCAACCGAAAGTGGGAACCAATGCAACCAGATTGATGGACTACCAGAATGGATAACAGCTTCTCAGCTTTCACATATACTTGGGGTTTCAAAAAGAGCTATAAACAAAAGAGCAAATGAAGAAAAGTGGGAATACAGAAAAGTTCCAACTAAAGGCGGTTATCAAAAACAGTTCAAAACAGATAGCCTACCAGGTGATATATTCAGAAAACTCATTCTAAAGCTTACAAACCAATATTCAGACCTGCCTGAAGAATTCGTTCCACGCTTTTCAACCAAATCGTTAGAAGAGCTTAAAGAATGTATGAGACTTTATATGATAGCTCCAGACCAGCATAAAAAAGAAGCCGACGCAAAACTTGCAATAATAAAAGCATACGAAACATTCAGACAAAGAAGCTCAGATCTAAAAGAAGGAGAAGCTAAGAGCCTATTTATAAAACTATTCAACCAGGGCAAAATCTCTGTTCCAGAAGCCTATGAAGTAGGTATAGACCAGATAACTCTAAAAACATTCTACAAATGGCTTGAAGATTACAACCTAAACGGCTTATACGGACTACTTCCTAAACACATACAAAAAGGCAGAAAATCAAAAATCACCCCAGAAATGATAAAGATAATCTGGGCACAGATAGGAAAAGGAATAACCAGAGGAAAGAAAATATACGAAGCCCTCAAATACCACAAATTAAAGGGTGATATAAAAGAAGACCTGCCATCTTATGCTTCATTTATGAGATTTTACCAAAAATTCAAAAGAGAAAATGACGCAAAAATCAAAATGATTTTAGAACCTGACAAATTCCGTTCAGAGTATATGCCAGCATTTGGAGACCAGACAGAGCAATACAAAGCAGAGTATTACGGACAAGTTTTAATGCTTGACGCAACAAAAGGCGATGTAATGTGTAGATGGAAAGAAGAAGTAGACGGCAAATTAATAGAAAAAACAAAAAGACTAACCCTTACAATTTTCATAGATGTTTATTCAAGAGACATCAGATTTGCACTATCAGAAAGAGAAAACAGCTATGTTGTAGTAGATAGCCTGCTTAGAAACTGGCTTTTAGATGTTGGAGTTCCTGAGCTTATCATTACAGATAATGGCTCAGTTTACAAATCTAAACACTTCCAGCAAGTTTCTAACCGTTTCAATATAAAAATTTTATACACACAAGCCTATTCTCCAGAGCAAAAAGCTATAGTAGAAAGAGCTTTTGGAACTATAGCAACACAGTTTTTTGAAACTTTAGAGGGATACATCGGACACAATGTTGAGCAAAGAAAAGCAATAGAAAGCCGTAAAAAATGGGCAACAAAACTTTATAAAGATGATAGCTTTTCTGTAGAAATTTTACTGTCTCCTGAACAGCTCCAAGAAAGAATTGAAGAATACCTTGAAAAAAGATACAGAAAAGAAAGACACAGTTTCGGAATTGTTGAAGAGCTTATTGCAAAATCTCCAAAACTTTCACCTAAAATCACAGACGAAAGAACACTTGACATACTCCTTGGAGAAGAACACAGGAGAAAACTTACAAACAAAGGAATCAGGCTTAATAACAGAATATATGTTTCAGATAAGCTCATTGATTACTACCTTGAAAAAGGTAAAGAAAGCTGGGTAATTGTCAGGGAAGACATATCAGATATTAGAAGAATTTATGTCTATGACACAAAAGGTCAATTTATCTGTGAAGCATTTGATACAAGAGGATTATCTGAAGAAATAAAAGCATCAGTAGCTAAAAAAGCACATAAAAAAGCCCTCAGAAGTGCAAAAGAAGAAAGGAAGAAAATCAAACAATTTACAGAAGAATACTCAAGCACTCCTTACGAAATTATGCTTACCGGTTGGCAAGAACCTAAAAAACAAAATAACCAAGATACAAAAGTTATCCAGTTCCCAAGACCACAGCAAGAATTTGAAAACGAAGAAATCAAAGTTGCCAAAAAGCTTGCAGATGAAAAACAGGAAAAACAAGAACTGGCAAAAGAACAAACTCAAAACTATACATCAGCTATTCAAAGAGCTTATGCACTATTTGACCTTATAGAAGAAGGAAAACCTATATCTGCAGAAGACTATGAATTCTTAAAAGAATACAGCAAAACAGAAGAATACAAAGAACATAAGAATATGGGAGTATTCCCTGATCTTGATGAGATGGAAATAAAAATCGCATAA
- a CDS encoding HU family DNA-binding protein: MTKAELIAKMAAQAGVSKASAERCLNGFVNAITEALEKGERVAIPNLGVFNVKEKAARTGRNPRTGEVVQIPARKAVKFSPSAVLKKKVNS, translated from the coding sequence ATGACAAAAGCAGAGCTAATTGCAAAAATGGCTGCACAAGCCGGCGTTTCGAAAGCATCAGCAGAAAGATGTTTAAATGGATTTGTTAATGCTATTACGGAAGCTCTGGAAAAAGGAGAAAGAGTAGCAATTCCAAATTTAGGCGTTTTCAATGTAAAAGAAAAAGCTGCCAGAACCGGTAGAAATCCAAGAACCGGTGAAGTAGTTCAAATACCGGCAAGGAAAGCAGTAAAGTTCTCACCATCAGCAGTTTTAAAGAAAAAAGTTAATTCATAA